A region of Micromonospora chokoriensis DNA encodes the following proteins:
- a CDS encoding sugar phosphate isomerase/epimerase family protein translates to MYAIGVNPWVWASPVDDKALAELIPRIASFGFDAVELPIEQPGDWDPVRTRDLLAEHGLVAAGVCAVTPPGRDLVDAPPAVVESTVAYLKECVANAAAVGAGCVGGPVYASVGRTWRMSPTARAACYADFRRALAPVAEQAGECGVSIGVEALNRYETSVVNTIEQTVELIDGLPSSVGIMIDTYHMNIEEADPYAALAVAGPHIKHVQVSGSNRGAPGADHFDWPRFFSVLRDTGYQGAICIESFTAENETIATAAAIWRPLAPSQDRLATDGLRYLREILG, encoded by the coding sequence ATGTACGCCATCGGCGTCAACCCGTGGGTGTGGGCCTCTCCGGTCGACGACAAGGCCCTGGCCGAGCTGATCCCACGGATCGCGTCGTTCGGCTTCGACGCTGTCGAGTTGCCGATCGAGCAACCCGGTGACTGGGATCCGGTCCGTACCCGGGACCTGTTGGCCGAGCACGGCCTCGTCGCCGCCGGCGTCTGCGCGGTCACCCCGCCGGGGCGGGACCTGGTCGATGCTCCGCCGGCGGTCGTCGAGTCGACGGTGGCGTACCTCAAGGAGTGCGTGGCGAACGCGGCGGCCGTCGGCGCTGGATGCGTCGGCGGCCCCGTGTACGCCTCAGTCGGTCGGACCTGGCGGATGTCGCCGACGGCTCGCGCCGCCTGCTACGCGGACTTCCGGCGCGCCCTGGCGCCGGTCGCGGAGCAGGCGGGCGAGTGCGGGGTGAGCATCGGTGTCGAGGCGTTGAACCGCTACGAGACGAGCGTCGTCAACACGATCGAGCAGACGGTCGAGCTGATCGACGGCCTTCCGTCGAGTGTCGGCATCATGATCGACACGTACCACATGAACATCGAGGAGGCCGACCCCTACGCGGCCCTCGCCGTCGCCGGCCCGCACATCAAGCACGTCCAGGTCAGCGGCTCCAACCGGGGCGCCCCCGGTGCCGACCACTTCGACTGGCCCCGGTTCTTCAGTGTCCTGCGGGACACCGGTTACCAGGGCGCGATCTGCATCGAGTCGTTCACGGCGGAGAACGAGACCATCGCCACCGCCGCGGCAATCTGGCGTCCGCTGGCCCCCTCGCAGGATCGCCTCGCCACCGACGGCCTGCGCTATCTCCGGGAGATCCTCGGGTAG
- a CDS encoding ABC transporter substrate-binding protein, with amino-acid sequence MRRSLAALAAVTLLSLTACATDEPAASPSGSAPAAGSGTGEQSKFFVQADYDAELALLTATATGPADKPWEQALNPKMVNTATFKKNGPHKICFSNAALNNPWRQVGFKTMQAEVEAQKSRIKEFVHVDAEGKDQKQIADINDLLGKGCDALIVSPNTTATLTPAVEAACKAGLPVVVFDRGVNTKCPVTFINPIGGYGFGHVGAEFVSQKMKPGGKVLALRILPGVDVLETRWSAAKVAFDKAKVDVVGVEFTDGDPAKTKKIVDDYIQRYGTIDGVWMDAGATAVAAVEAFQDAGKPVPPMNGEDQLDFLKIWKDKQLTAIAPTYPTYQWRTPIIAALRILDGEQVSNPWKLPQPTVTQDNLDQYLDANMPPLHYAMCGCTDLPGYPQRWK; translated from the coding sequence GTGCGACGTTCCCTGGCGGCGCTGGCCGCTGTCACCCTGCTGTCCCTCACCGCGTGCGCCACCGACGAACCGGCCGCGTCCCCTTCGGGGAGTGCCCCGGCCGCGGGGTCGGGCACCGGTGAGCAGTCGAAGTTCTTCGTGCAGGCCGACTACGACGCCGAGCTGGCACTGCTGACCGCCACCGCCACCGGGCCGGCCGACAAGCCGTGGGAGCAGGCGCTCAACCCGAAGATGGTGAACACCGCCACGTTCAAGAAGAACGGGCCGCACAAGATCTGCTTCTCCAACGCGGCCCTGAACAACCCGTGGCGGCAGGTCGGCTTCAAGACCATGCAGGCCGAGGTCGAGGCGCAGAAGAGCCGCATCAAGGAGTTCGTGCACGTCGACGCCGAGGGCAAGGACCAGAAGCAGATCGCGGACATCAACGACCTGCTCGGCAAGGGCTGCGACGCGCTCATCGTCTCGCCGAACACCACCGCGACGCTCACCCCGGCTGTCGAGGCGGCCTGCAAGGCGGGCCTGCCGGTGGTCGTCTTCGACCGCGGCGTCAACACGAAGTGCCCGGTGACGTTCATCAACCCCATCGGCGGGTACGGGTTCGGTCACGTCGGCGCGGAGTTCGTCAGCCAGAAGATGAAGCCCGGCGGCAAGGTCCTCGCCCTGCGGATCCTGCCCGGCGTGGACGTCCTGGAGACCCGCTGGTCGGCGGCGAAGGTGGCGTTCGACAAGGCGAAGGTCGACGTCGTCGGCGTCGAGTTCACCGACGGTGACCCGGCCAAGACCAAGAAGATCGTCGACGACTACATCCAGCGGTACGGCACGATCGACGGGGTCTGGATGGACGCCGGAGCGACGGCCGTCGCGGCGGTCGAGGCGTTCCAGGACGCGGGCAAGCCGGTCCCGCCGATGAACGGCGAGGACCAGCTCGACTTCCTGAAGATCTGGAAGGACAAGCAGCTCACCGCGATCGCCCCGACCTACCCGACCTACCAGTGGCGTACGCCGATCATCGCCGCCCTGCGGATCCTCGACGGCGAGCAGGTCTCCAACCCGTGGAAGCTGCCGCAGCCGACCGTCACCCAGGACAACCTGGACCAGTACCTCGACGCGAACATGCCGCCCCTGCACTACGCGATGTGCGGCTGCACCGACCTGCCCGGCTACCCGCAGCGCTGGAAGTAG
- a CDS encoding ABC transporter permease — translation MQTVQSRSLPLRLPRVRPGGVLPILVILGVLLVLVGIRQPDFLAPPSLMSFLGRSAPIILLAAGQYFVIVSGEFDLSVGSLVTAQVVVAARLIDGDPGRTWPVVLLLLAFGAFVGLVNGLVTTRLRVPSFITTLGMFLILFGAVYLWSDGAPKGALSEEFRRFGRRAFEDVPLLGRVPYALLVLLVLAVVAVLLMRSDFGRTLVAVGDNPRTAELSGVRVWRTRTLAFILSGLAAAVAAILLGGYSGVSFQAGAGLEFGAITAVVLGGVALGGGRGAVLGAMLGALTLELLFALMNFYGVSGALRSAVQGGIILLAVAVSATRSTSR, via the coding sequence ATGCAGACCGTCCAGTCCCGTTCGCTGCCCCTGCGGCTCCCCCGGGTGCGTCCCGGTGGGGTCCTGCCGATCCTCGTGATCCTCGGGGTGCTGTTGGTGCTCGTCGGCATTCGACAGCCCGACTTCCTGGCGCCCCCGTCGTTGATGTCCTTCCTCGGCCGTTCGGCGCCGATCATCCTGCTCGCCGCCGGCCAGTACTTCGTGATCGTCTCCGGCGAGTTCGACCTGTCCGTCGGCTCACTGGTCACCGCGCAGGTGGTGGTCGCCGCCCGGCTGATCGACGGCGACCCGGGCCGTACCTGGCCGGTGGTGCTGCTCCTGCTCGCCTTCGGGGCATTCGTCGGCCTGGTCAACGGCCTCGTCACGACACGACTGCGGGTGCCGTCGTTCATCACCACCCTCGGCATGTTCCTGATCCTCTTCGGGGCGGTCTACCTGTGGTCCGACGGCGCCCCGAAGGGTGCGCTCTCCGAGGAGTTCCGTCGGTTCGGCCGGCGGGCCTTCGAGGACGTGCCGCTGCTCGGCCGGGTGCCGTACGCCCTGCTGGTGCTGCTGGTCCTGGCAGTGGTGGCCGTGCTGCTGATGCGGTCCGACTTCGGGCGCACCCTGGTCGCCGTCGGCGACAACCCGCGTACCGCCGAGTTGAGCGGCGTACGCGTCTGGCGTACCCGAACCCTCGCCTTCATCCTCAGCGGCCTCGCGGCGGCGGTGGCGGCGATCCTGCTCGGCGGCTACAGCGGGGTGTCGTTCCAGGCCGGTGCCGGCCTGGAGTTCGGCGCCATCACCGCCGTCGTCCTCGGTGGGGTCGCGTTGGGCGGGGGCCGCGGCGCTGTCCTCGGCGCGATGCTCGGCGCGCTGACCCTCGAACTGCTGTTCGCCCTGATGAATTTCTACGGCGTCTCCGGCGCCCTCAGGTCGGCCGTCCAGGGCGGGATCATCCTGCTCGCCGTGGCGGTCTCCGCAACGCGTTCCACGTCGAGATAA
- a CDS encoding ABC transporter permease, translating into MSALSLLPARRPVPGVFVALFLTLAIGWLVVLVDGGQLFNQSTTVSLLHVAAGLGLVAVGQTLVILGGSLDLSVAYVISLSTLVAAETMNGSDGAVLPAIGLVLVVSAGVGLLNGLLVTRFRVNAFIATLGVGLLLKGYLDNGYDGPAGTTAPALVQALGYQRVGPVPVSFLLLLAVTAAAWFALSRTRFGHHLVAVGGDPEVARLSGVRNDRVLVTAHMLCSMCAGLAGIYLASRLGSGAPRVGTEGLYDLESIAAVVIGGTALAGGRGGVIGTLGGVLLLASIDSIFNQLEVDAFFKQVIRGVIIIAAVAVYARRALRKAS; encoded by the coding sequence ATGAGCGCCCTGTCGCTCCTTCCGGCCCGCCGCCCCGTGCCGGGCGTCTTCGTGGCCCTGTTCCTCACCCTGGCGATCGGCTGGCTGGTCGTCCTCGTCGACGGCGGTCAGCTCTTCAACCAGTCCACGACGGTGAGTCTGCTGCACGTCGCGGCCGGGCTCGGGCTCGTCGCCGTCGGTCAGACCCTGGTCATCCTGGGCGGCTCGCTCGACCTGTCGGTGGCGTACGTGATCAGCCTCAGCACGCTCGTCGCCGCCGAGACGATGAACGGCAGCGACGGCGCGGTGCTGCCGGCGATCGGTCTGGTGCTCGTGGTCAGCGCCGGCGTCGGGCTGCTCAACGGGCTGCTCGTCACCAGGTTCCGGGTGAACGCGTTCATCGCCACCCTCGGCGTCGGGCTGCTGCTCAAGGGTTACCTCGACAACGGCTACGACGGCCCGGCCGGCACCACCGCACCCGCGCTGGTGCAGGCGCTCGGCTACCAGCGCGTCGGGCCGGTGCCGGTGTCGTTCCTGCTGCTGCTCGCCGTGACCGCCGCGGCCTGGTTCGCGCTCTCGCGGACCCGGTTCGGGCACCACCTGGTCGCCGTGGGCGGCGATCCGGAGGTGGCCCGACTCTCCGGTGTCCGCAACGACCGGGTCCTCGTCACCGCCCACATGCTCTGCTCGATGTGCGCGGGGCTGGCCGGCATCTACCTCGCCAGTCGGCTCGGTTCGGGTGCGCCCCGGGTCGGCACCGAGGGCCTCTACGACCTGGAGTCGATCGCCGCCGTGGTGATCGGCGGGACCGCCCTCGCCGGCGGTCGCGGCGGCGTCATCGGCACCCTCGGTGGGGTGCTGCTGCTCGCCAGCATCGACTCCATCTTCAACCAGCTCGAGGTCGACGCCTTCTTCAAGCAGGTGATCCGCGGCGTCATCATCATCGCCGCGGTCGCCGTCTACGCCCGCAGGGCCCTGCGAAAGGCGTCCTAG
- a CDS encoding sugar ABC transporter ATP-binding protein, with product MSDPRPVPLLNLRGIGKSFLGVRVLDDVDLDVAPGEVHAVVGENGAGKSTLMKIVSGGYAPDEGTVEFAGEQRTFRGPRDAQRAGVGIIHQEFNLLPERTVAENVYLGHEPVRRGLVDRRAMLDRTTQLLTSIGETALPADARVGQLGVAQQQVVEIAKALALDARLLIMDEPTASLADHEVELLYGLVRRLQERGIGLLYVSHRLAEVFDLSSRITVLKDGRRVTTVDTAATNADELVRHMVGRELSSYYPDRAAPEDRGPVRLNLRDAGNRKLHEINLQLRAGEVLGIGGLQGSGRSALARAIFGVTPFTTGDVTVDDRPVRLRSPRTAMRAGIAYVTEDRKGEGIVPRQSVLDNALLASRAVFAARSGRAARTQRLRELLAAVEVRSAGDDQEIRFLSGGNQQKVVLARWLALNPRILLFDEPTRGIDVGAKSAIHDLVRSLARDGAAVLMISSDLPELLGMSDRIVVMRDGRIAGELPAGATEEDVVALAIGAAREAAA from the coding sequence ATGTCAGACCCACGGCCGGTGCCGTTACTCAACCTCCGGGGCATCGGCAAGTCCTTCCTTGGCGTACGGGTCCTCGACGATGTCGACCTCGACGTCGCGCCGGGCGAGGTGCACGCCGTGGTCGGCGAGAACGGCGCCGGGAAGTCGACCCTCATGAAGATCGTCTCGGGCGGGTACGCCCCGGACGAGGGCACCGTCGAGTTCGCCGGCGAGCAGCGCACGTTCCGTGGTCCGCGCGACGCGCAGCGGGCCGGCGTCGGCATCATCCACCAGGAGTTCAACCTCCTCCCGGAGCGCACCGTCGCGGAGAACGTCTATCTCGGGCACGAGCCGGTCCGTCGCGGGCTGGTCGACCGTCGGGCGATGCTCGACCGCACCACACAGCTGCTCACCTCGATCGGCGAGACCGCGCTGCCGGCGGACGCCCGGGTGGGACAGCTCGGCGTCGCGCAGCAACAGGTCGTCGAAATCGCCAAGGCGCTCGCCCTGGACGCCCGCCTGCTCATCATGGACGAGCCGACCGCCTCGCTGGCCGACCACGAAGTGGAGCTGCTCTACGGGTTGGTGCGCCGACTCCAGGAGCGAGGCATCGGCCTGCTCTACGTCTCGCACCGGCTCGCCGAGGTCTTCGATCTGTCCAGCCGGATCACCGTCCTCAAGGACGGTCGTCGGGTGACCACAGTGGATACCGCGGCCACGAACGCGGACGAGTTGGTGCGCCACATGGTCGGCCGGGAGCTGTCCAGCTACTACCCGGACCGGGCCGCCCCCGAGGACCGCGGCCCGGTGCGGCTCAACCTCCGCGACGCCGGCAACCGCAAGCTGCACGAGATCAACCTCCAGTTGCGCGCCGGTGAGGTGCTCGGCATCGGCGGCCTCCAGGGCTCCGGGCGCTCGGCGCTGGCCCGGGCGATCTTCGGCGTGACCCCGTTCACGACCGGTGACGTCACCGTCGACGACCGACCGGTCCGGCTGCGCTCGCCCCGCACCGCGATGCGGGCCGGCATCGCGTACGTCACCGAGGACCGCAAGGGCGAGGGGATCGTGCCCCGGCAGTCGGTGCTCGACAACGCGCTGCTCGCCAGCCGCGCTGTCTTCGCGGCCCGGTCCGGCCGGGCGGCCCGCACGCAACGCCTGCGCGAGCTGCTCGCCGCCGTGGAGGTCCGCTCCGCCGGCGACGACCAGGAGATCCGCTTCCTGTCCGGCGGAAACCAACAGAAGGTCGTGTTGGCCCGCTGGCTCGCGCTCAACCCGCGGATCCTGCTCTTCGACGAACCGACCCGGGGGATCGACGTGGGCGCGAAGTCGGCCATCCACGACCTCGTCCGCAGCCTCGCCCGCGACGGCGCGGCCGTGCTGATGATCTCGTCCGACCTGCCCGAGCTGTTGGGGATGAGCGACCGCATCGTCGTCATGCGGGACGGGCGCATCGCGGGCGAACTGCCCGCCGGTGCGACCGAGGAGGACGTCGTCGCCCTGGCGATCGGCGCCGCACGGGAGGCCGCCGCATGA
- a CDS encoding ThuA domain-containing protein produces the protein MRRNTLLISVIAGLLLALGLAPPASAAPAFRALVFTKTTGYRHDSIPAGISMIQQQAAANNFEVVATEDSSVFTASNLATFDVIVMLQTSGMVWTSAAQRQAVEGYLASGKGIVAIHNATDMGIEGEYPWWDQTINGGAHMPEHSPGVLQGTAIVADKKHPSTASLPDRWTRSEEWYNFDANPRGNVHVLVTADERTYNPGSRAMGPDHPISWCRNTSGGRVWATAMGHAIGSYSEANFQNHVLGGIRWAAGNAAGDCGGTVWGNFEKRTLDDNTVDPMALGVAPDGRVFYVQRGGQVKIFKPSTNSTVTAGTLSVYTGGEDGLTGMALDPNFATNGYIYLYHSPANSSTDVNRVSRYTVSGDTLNTSSGVTIIDIPAYRDRTFAEPGHTGGYIKFGPDGNLYIGTGDDTPPNLDPNWQGYAPLDWRSGKSNLDAARSAGNTNDLRGKLLRIRPSANGGYTIPTGNLYPQGTAQTKPEVYAMGFRNPFRFSIDPANGWVYLADYGPDRNPPTTNRGPEGLVELNVIKQAGNYGWPFCHGNNQPYAPFNPDTGVVGAKFNCSAPVNNSPNNTGLTSLKPVVMPNIWYGYPASTTFPELGSGGSAPMGGPIYRYDAANPSETKFPPYYDGVHFFYEWARNYVKEVHFDSSSAVTRTNPFLPNVRFNKPMDMEFGKDGSLYLLEWGTNFGGGNSDSGLYRIDYNQGGRSPIAKATGTPTSGSAPLTVQFSSAGTTDPDGNTLSYLWTFGDGTTSTAANPSKVYTSNGNYTAQLKVTDSTGKTGFANVPITVGNSAPVLTITTPGNGGMLTFGDKVSYQITVTDPDGGTVDCSKVFLNPALGHDDHAHETTEYPGCSGTISTDLLGGHPDGANLFYVLNARYTDNGGPSGGAPLTGTAQAILQPKHKQSEYFSSQSGIRVVDQAAAESTKRIGDISSNDWIAFSPMNLSGISTVSYRLSSPSGGGSIELRADSPTGTLLATTAVPSTGGWDNYQSTTPVNVAALGGTHTLYMVFKNANNSFDVDSHTFGGNGVGTPGTGTGTGLAGKTYTVAAQHSNKLLDVSGVSTADGAQITQWASTGGNNQRWQAVDAGNGALYLKAVHSGKCVEVIGSSTAAGAFLQQATCNNGNQQKFTATATGTSGVYTVKSALSGLCMDVNGASTADGARVLQWNCTNATNQQWRFTAL, from the coding sequence ATGCGTCGCAACACATTGCTCATCTCAGTGATCGCCGGCTTGTTGCTGGCGCTCGGACTCGCCCCACCCGCGTCGGCTGCTCCGGCCTTCCGGGCCCTGGTCTTCACCAAGACCACCGGCTACCGCCACGACTCGATCCCCGCCGGGATCAGCATGATCCAGCAGCAGGCGGCGGCGAACAACTTCGAGGTGGTGGCGACCGAGGACTCCAGCGTCTTCACCGCCAGCAACCTGGCGACCTTCGACGTGATCGTCATGCTCCAGACCTCCGGCATGGTCTGGACCTCGGCGGCGCAGCGCCAGGCGGTGGAGGGCTACCTCGCCAGCGGCAAGGGCATCGTCGCCATCCACAACGCCACCGACATGGGCATCGAGGGCGAATACCCGTGGTGGGACCAGACCATCAACGGCGGCGCCCACATGCCCGAGCACTCCCCCGGCGTGCTCCAGGGCACAGCCATCGTCGCCGACAAGAAGCACCCGTCGACGGCCAGCCTGCCGGATCGGTGGACCCGCAGCGAGGAGTGGTACAACTTCGACGCCAACCCGCGCGGCAACGTGCACGTGCTGGTGACCGCCGACGAACGCACCTACAACCCGGGATCCCGGGCGATGGGCCCGGATCATCCGATCTCCTGGTGCCGCAACACCAGCGGCGGGCGGGTGTGGGCCACCGCGATGGGCCACGCGATCGGCTCCTACAGCGAGGCGAACTTCCAGAACCACGTGCTCGGTGGCATCCGGTGGGCGGCCGGCAACGCCGCCGGAGACTGCGGCGGCACCGTGTGGGGCAACTTCGAGAAGCGGACCCTCGACGACAACACCGTCGACCCGATGGCGCTCGGTGTGGCACCGGACGGACGGGTCTTCTACGTCCAGCGCGGCGGCCAGGTGAAGATCTTCAAGCCCTCCACCAACAGCACCGTCACCGCCGGCACGCTCAGCGTCTACACCGGCGGTGAGGACGGCCTGACCGGCATGGCGCTGGACCCCAACTTCGCCACCAACGGCTACATCTACCTGTACCACTCACCGGCCAACAGCAGCACCGACGTCAACCGGGTCTCCCGCTACACGGTCAGCGGTGACACGCTGAACACGTCCAGCGGCGTGACGATCATCGACATCCCCGCGTACCGGGACCGGACGTTCGCGGAGCCCGGCCACACCGGCGGCTACATCAAGTTCGGTCCGGACGGCAACCTCTACATCGGCACCGGCGACGACACGCCGCCGAACCTCGACCCCAACTGGCAGGGCTACGCCCCGCTGGACTGGCGCTCGGGCAAGTCCAACCTCGACGCCGCCCGCAGCGCCGGTAACACCAACGACCTGCGCGGCAAGCTGCTGCGCATCCGGCCCTCGGCCAACGGCGGGTACACCATCCCGACCGGCAACCTCTACCCCCAGGGCACCGCGCAGACCAAGCCCGAGGTCTACGCGATGGGCTTCCGCAACCCGTTCCGCTTCTCCATCGACCCGGCCAACGGCTGGGTCTACCTGGCCGACTACGGCCCGGACCGCAACCCGCCGACCACCAACCGTGGCCCGGAGGGCCTGGTCGAGCTCAACGTGATCAAGCAGGCCGGCAACTACGGCTGGCCGTTCTGCCACGGCAACAACCAGCCGTACGCCCCGTTCAACCCGGACACCGGCGTCGTCGGCGCGAAGTTCAACTGCTCCGCGCCGGTCAACAACTCGCCGAACAACACCGGTCTGACCAGCCTGAAGCCGGTCGTCATGCCGAACATCTGGTACGGCTACCCCGCCTCGACGACCTTCCCCGAGCTCGGCTCCGGCGGCTCCGCCCCGATGGGTGGGCCGATCTACCGGTACGACGCGGCGAACCCGTCCGAGACGAAGTTCCCGCCCTACTACGACGGCGTGCACTTCTTCTACGAGTGGGCGCGCAACTACGTCAAGGAGGTGCACTTCGACTCCTCCTCGGCGGTGACCCGCACCAACCCGTTCCTGCCCAACGTGCGGTTCAACAAGCCGATGGACATGGAGTTCGGCAAGGACGGCTCGCTCTACCTGCTGGAGTGGGGCACCAACTTCGGCGGTGGCAACAGTGACTCCGGGCTCTACCGGATCGACTACAACCAGGGCGGTCGGTCACCGATCGCCAAGGCCACCGGCACGCCCACCAGCGGCAGCGCACCGCTGACCGTCCAGTTCAGCAGCGCCGGCACGACCGACCCGGACGGCAACACGCTGAGCTACCTGTGGACGTTCGGCGACGGCACCACCTCCACGGCGGCCAACCCGTCGAAGGTGTACACCTCCAACGGCAACTACACCGCCCAGTTGAAGGTCACCGACAGCACCGGCAAGACCGGCTTCGCCAACGTCCCGATCACCGTCGGCAACAGCGCCCCGGTGCTCACCATCACCACACCGGGCAACGGCGGCATGCTGACCTTCGGTGACAAGGTGTCGTACCAGATCACCGTGACCGACCCGGACGGCGGGACCGTCGACTGCTCGAAGGTGTTCCTCAACCCGGCGCTGGGTCACGACGACCACGCGCACGAGACCACCGAGTACCCGGGCTGCTCGGGCACCATCTCCACCGACCTGCTCGGTGGGCACCCCGATGGCGCCAACCTGTTCTACGTGCTGAACGCCCGCTACACCGACAACGGTGGCCCCAGCGGTGGGGCGCCGCTCACCGGTACCGCACAGGCGATCCTGCAGCCGAAGCACAAGCAGTCCGAGTACTTCAGCAGCCAGTCCGGCATCCGGGTGGTCGACCAGGCGGCCGCGGAGAGCACCAAGCGCATCGGTGACATCTCCAGCAACGACTGGATCGCGTTCAGCCCGATGAACCTGTCGGGGATCTCGACGGTCAGCTACCGACTGTCGTCGCCCTCCGGTGGTGGCTCGATCGAGTTGCGGGCCGACTCGCCCACCGGCACCCTGCTGGCCACCACCGCGGTGCCCAGCACGGGTGGCTGGGACAACTACCAGTCCACGACACCGGTGAACGTCGCCGCCCTCGGCGGGACGCACACGCTCTACATGGTGTTCAAGAACGCCAACAACTCGTTCGATGTGGACTCGCACACCTTCGGCGGTAACGGCGTCGGGACACCCGGCACCGGCACCGGCACCGGTCTGGCGGGCAAGACCTACACGGTCGCCGCGCAGCACAGCAACAAGCTGTTGGACGTCAGCGGTGTCTCCACCGCCGACGGCGCCCAGATCACCCAGTGGGCGTCCACCGGTGGCAACAACCAGAGGTGGCAGGCGGTCGACGCCGGTAACGGCGCGCTCTACCTCAAGGCCGTGCACAGCGGCAAGTGCGTCGAGGTGATCGGTAGCTCGACCGCGGCGGGTGCCTTCCTCCAGCAGGCCACCTGCAACAACGGCAACCAGCAGAAGTTCACCGCCACCGCGACGGGAACCTCCGGCGTGTACACGGTGAAGAGTGCGCTGAGCGGGCTCTGCATGGACGTCAACGGCGCTTCCACGGCCGACGGCGCCCGGGTGTTGCAGTGGAACTGCACCAACGCGACGAACCAGCAGTGGCGGTTCACCGCGCTGTGA
- a CDS encoding aldo/keto reductase, translated as MRVRELPLRPQVRLTELGFGAAQGGNLYRTTTDEEFASAVDTAWEAGVRYYDTAPHYGLGLSERRLGAALRERPRDEYVVSTKVGRLLVPSPQDAHLRDSDGFDVPASHRRVWDFSRDGVLRSIEASLERTGLDRVDVVYLHDPDDHWEQAAREAVPALVELRDQGVVGAIGAGMNQSAMLARFVRETDVDVLMCAGRYTLLEQGAADDLLPAATDRGVGVVVAGVYNSGLLSRERPPADAVYNYQQAPTELIERARRIAAVCETYGVTLPQAALAFVRRHPAVVSTVVGVRDGAQVTETMRRFGTAVPEELWDALAQAGLLAVSPGADAGRG; from the coding sequence GTGAGGGTACGGGAACTGCCGCTCCGCCCGCAGGTACGCCTCACCGAGCTGGGCTTCGGTGCGGCCCAGGGCGGCAACCTGTACCGGACGACGACGGACGAGGAGTTCGCGTCGGCGGTCGACACGGCGTGGGAGGCGGGCGTCCGGTACTACGACACCGCGCCGCACTACGGGCTGGGGCTGTCCGAGCGTCGACTCGGCGCTGCCCTGCGCGAGCGGCCACGTGACGAGTACGTGGTGTCGACGAAGGTGGGGCGACTCCTGGTGCCGTCCCCGCAGGACGCGCACCTGCGGGACTCCGACGGATTCGACGTCCCGGCCAGCCACCGGCGGGTCTGGGACTTCAGCCGCGACGGTGTCCTCCGCTCGATCGAGGCCAGCCTGGAGCGGACCGGGTTGGACCGGGTGGACGTCGTCTACCTCCACGACCCGGACGACCACTGGGAGCAGGCCGCACGCGAGGCCGTACCCGCCCTGGTCGAGCTGCGTGACCAGGGCGTCGTGGGCGCGATCGGCGCCGGCATGAACCAGTCGGCGATGCTGGCGCGGTTCGTGCGGGAGACGGACGTCGACGTGCTGATGTGCGCCGGACGGTACACCCTGCTGGAGCAGGGGGCGGCGGACGACCTGTTGCCGGCCGCCACCGACCGGGGCGTGGGCGTGGTCGTCGCGGGCGTCTACAACTCGGGGCTGCTGTCGCGGGAGCGGCCACCGGCCGATGCCGTCTACAACTACCAGCAGGCGCCGACGGAGCTGATCGAGCGGGCGCGACGGATCGCGGCGGTCTGCGAGACGTACGGGGTGACTCTGCCCCAGGCGGCACTCGCGTTCGTCCGCCGGCATCCGGCGGTCGTGTCGACGGTCGTCGGAGTGCGCGACGGCGCGCAGGTCACCGAGACGATGCGACGGTTCGGGACCGCCGTGCCCGAGGAGCTCTGGGACGCGTTGGCGCAGGCGGGCCTGCTCGCCGTGTCGCCCGGTGCGGACGCCGGACGCGGCTGA